The Sporocytophaga myxococcoides DSM 11118 genome segment AGGACAAGTATAAATTATTGAATTACCTGTTTTACTTTCGTGATGACTTATAACCAATTGAGAATTGTCCGGGGAAATGCCATGGTCATTGTTACACTTAGTGGCAAAGTCTGTATTAATCAATTCTGGCTTTCCTCCGAAATTAAATTTGTATATTTTACCATTGCTGTTGTAAACTAAAAACTTCCCATCCCCAGACCAATTGGGGGCTTCAAAGTGTTCATCAGCTTTATAAACTACACTTCTCTGCTTCGTTTCAAGATCATAAATTTCAAGAGTGCTTTCCACCTTTTCTCCCTGAAACTTCAGAATAAATGCAGAGGTCATAAATAGGATACTACATCCAATAAGAAAAATATTCTTCTTCATAAAATTCATAATTTGATATACTTAAATACACCTCAACCCTAGCCAGACTCTTCTTTCCTTTAGTTGGTTAATACTTTTGAGCTTTGTGCTTTCACTTATGACTTAAAACTTACTACTTATTACATACAACTTATTTGGCGAAATCATCAAAGCTACGTTCGCTCACTTTAATAATACTTTTGCTGATAAATTCAGCCCCTTCTCTCGCACCGTCTATTTGATTTTTAAGACAACATTCCCACTCAAGAACTGCCCATCCTGGAAAATCATATTGAGCAAGTTTACTAAATATTGCTTTGAAATTCACTTGCCCGTCTCCCAGTGACCTGAACCGACCTGGTCTGTTTATCCATTCCTGATAACCTCCATACACTCCTGATCTACCGGTAGGATTAAACTCAGCGTCCTTCACATGAAACATTTTGATATGTTCATGATAAATATCTATGTAGTCAAGATAATTAATCTGCTGCAACAGCAAGTGGCTTGGATCATACAACATGTTTGCTCTTTTATGATTTCCGGTTGCTTTCAGAAACCTTTCAAAAGTAATACCATCGTGCAAATCTTCACCCGGATGAATTTCATAGCATAAGTCAATACCGGCATCTTCAAAGGCATTCAATATCGGAGTCCACCTCTGTGCAAGTTCTTTGAATGTATCTTCAACCTGACCAGGTTTTCTTTGAGGCCATGGATAAACATTATGCCAAATAAGAGCTCCAGAAAATGTAGCATGAGCATTTAATCCTAAATTCTGACTGGCCTTTGCTGCATATTTCAATTGCTGAATTGCCCATTCAGTTCTTGCCTGATAATTCCCTCTAAGCTCTTTCGGAGCAAAACCATCAAACTGATCACTAAGAGCTGGATTAACAGCAACAAGCTGGCCCTGCAGGTGGGAAGATAATTCTGTTACTTCTAAACCAGTAGCTTTAACTATGCCATTTAATTCATCTGCATAAGTTTTGCTTTCAGCGGCCAGCTTAAGATTTATACATCTTTCATCCCATGTTGGGATCTGTACACCTTTAAAACCCAATGATGCTGCCCATCTGCAACAATTCTCCAATGAATTGAATGGTGCATTGTCATCCATAAATTGAGCAAGAAAGATCCCGGGCCCTTTAATAGTTCTCATATTTATTCTATAATTTCACCCATTGGGCATTTTTATGACCTGATTCAATAACAGCTTCTATAAAGCGCATTCCTCTTACTCCATCTTCTATATCCGGAAAATCAAACTCCTCATACCCATCTTCCTGATTTACTTTAATAGCTCTGGCAAACTCCTTGTAGATGTTTGCAAGTGATTCAATGTAACCTTCAGGATGCCCTCCAGGCAATCGGGTTCCGCTTAATGCAGCCTTTGAAAGATATCCTTTATCAACACCCGTTCTATATATCTGAACAGGTTCTCCAGCCATTTTAACTAAAAGACTATTTGGTTCAGATTGAAGCCACTCTATACTTCCCTTCTCTCCATAAACCCTGATCTTTAATTCATTCTCTTCACCAATCGCAATCTGACTTGAAAATAAAACTCCTTTTGCACCATTATCAAATCTCAGTAAAACACTTGCATCGTCATCAAGCATTCTACCTTTCACAAAGGTCGATACGTCTGCACTCAATTCTGAAATCTTTAATCCGGTAATATACTCCGCAAGGTTTTCAGCGTGCGTGCCAATATCTCCGACACAGCAACTGATTCCAGCTTTATCTGGATCAGTTCTCCAGTCTGCTTGCTTCTGTCCGGATTCTTCAATTCTTGATGCAAGCCAGCCTTGGACATACTCTGCTATTACCTTTCTTATAGGCCCAAGTTTACCACTATTAACAATCGCTTTGGCTTCCTTTACCATTGGATAACCAGTATAATTATGCATCAATCCGAATAACAGACCTGATTGCTTAACTTTATCACGAAGCGTCAATGCTTCAGAAGAAGAAAGGGCCAGAGGTTTCTCGCACAAAACGTGGAAACCATTTTCAAGAGCCAACATCGCTTGCTTAACATGAAGAAAATTCGGCGTAACAATGGAAACGAAATCCATACGAACATCTTCCGGCAAAGACTTCTCCTTACTAATCATTTCTTCAAAAGAAGCATATGCTCGGTCAGGAGATAAATACAGTTCAGCACCGGAAGCCTTTGATTTAACTTCACTACTGCTGAATGCACCGCAAACCAATTCTATCTCACCATCAAGAACCGCTGCCATACGATGGACCGCTCCGATAAACGCATCCTGACCACCACCTACCATGCCCATTCTTATTTTTCTTTTCATCATGAAATGACTTTAAAACCTCATCCCTAACCCTTCTTCTAAAGAAGAAGGGAACAATTTGAGATAATTATATCTATGATTTCCTTTTACTTTATGCTTTAAGCTTTTAAC includes the following:
- a CDS encoding sugar phosphate isomerase/epimerase family protein; its protein translation is MRTIKGPGIFLAQFMDDNAPFNSLENCCRWAASLGFKGVQIPTWDERCINLKLAAESKTYADELNGIVKATGLEVTELSSHLQGQLVAVNPALSDQFDGFAPKELRGNYQARTEWAIQQLKYAAKASQNLGLNAHATFSGALIWHNVYPWPQRKPGQVEDTFKELAQRWTPILNAFEDAGIDLCYEIHPGEDLHDGITFERFLKATGNHKRANMLYDPSHLLLQQINYLDYIDIYHEHIKMFHVKDAEFNPTGRSGVYGGYQEWINRPGRFRSLGDGQVNFKAIFSKLAQYDFPGWAVLEWECCLKNQIDGAREGAEFISKSIIKVSERSFDDFAK
- a CDS encoding Gfo/Idh/MocA family protein, whose amino-acid sequence is MKRKIRMGMVGGGQDAFIGAVHRMAAVLDGEIELVCGAFSSSEVKSKASGAELYLSPDRAYASFEEMISKEKSLPEDVRMDFVSIVTPNFLHVKQAMLALENGFHVLCEKPLALSSSEALTLRDKVKQSGLLFGLMHNYTGYPMVKEAKAIVNSGKLGPIRKVIAEYVQGWLASRIEESGQKQADWRTDPDKAGISCCVGDIGTHAENLAEYITGLKISELSADVSTFVKGRMLDDDASVLLRFDNGAKGVLFSSQIAIGEENELKIRVYGEKGSIEWLQSEPNSLLVKMAGEPVQIYRTGVDKGYLSKAALSGTRLPGGHPEGYIESLANIYKEFARAIKVNQEDGYEEFDFPDIEDGVRGMRFIEAVIESGHKNAQWVKL